One segment of Marvinbryantia formatexigens DSM 14469 DNA contains the following:
- a CDS encoding type II toxin-antitoxin system prevent-host-death family antitoxin, whose translation MPQIRPITDLRNTTEISELCHAKREPLFITKNGYGDLVVMSIEAYEELIETARTDAAISEAEQEYAADGVLLDAREALSSLRRKHFG comes from the coding sequence ATGCCACAGATTAGACCGATTACAGACCTTAGAAATACTACTGAGATTTCCGAGCTTTGCCATGCAAAGCGCGAACCGCTTTTTATTACAAAGAACGGCTATGGAGATTTGGTGGTTATGAGCATTGAAGCATACGAGGAACTGATAGAGACAGCGAGGACAGACGCAGCAATCAGTGAAGCTGAACAGGAATATGCTGCTGACGGCGTTTTACTGGATGCCAGAGAAGCGCTTTCTTCTTTACGGAGGAAACACTTTGGATAA
- a CDS encoding type II toxin-antitoxin system RelE/ParE family toxin, producing MDKYVVKLYTRAYRDLDDIYTYIAEALLEPDTALKMVDELEEAIFSLEQLPERGAIRRVGAYAGGNYRQLFVKNYCIIYRLMKKNKEVHILTVRYTPSNF from the coding sequence TTGGATAAATATGTTGTAAAACTCTATACACGCGCTTATCGAGATCTGGATGACATTTATACTTATATTGCCGAAGCTCTCTTAGAACCAGATACTGCTTTGAAAATGGTTGATGAATTAGAAGAGGCGATTTTCAGTCTTGAGCAGTTACCGGAACGTGGTGCAATTCGCCGTGTTGGCGCTTATGCAGGCGGAAATTACCGTCAGTTATTTGTCAAAAATTATTGTATTATTTACCGTTTAATGAAGAAAAACAAAGAAGTGCATATCCTTACAGTACGGTATACGCCGAGCAATTTCTAA
- a CDS encoding TIGR04076 family protein, whose translation MQHECKITVLETKVFADYQEKYLADPKSGPCPCFKAGDMFLLKRTSERDDFYHLMDGKFCGEAWDAISRYVYTALQGGSIMHKWTNDERMMIACCNDGTRPVIFKIERIDIPETEEEKRWLEKQNFKNSADDAYTG comes from the coding sequence ATGCAGCATGAATGTAAGATAACGGTTCTGGAAACAAAGGTATTTGCGGATTATCAGGAAAAGTATCTTGCGGATCCGAAATCTGGCCCATGCCCGTGCTTTAAAGCAGGGGATATGTTTTTACTGAAAAGGACCAGCGAAAGAGACGATTTCTATCATTTGATGGATGGCAAATTCTGTGGTGAAGCATGGGATGCAATCAGCCGGTATGTTTACACGGCATTACAGGGAGGCTCTATCATGCACAAGTGGACGAATGATGAGCGGATGATGATCGCCTGTTGTAATGACGGAACCAGACCTGTCATATTTAAAATCGAGAGAATTGATATACCGGAAACGGAAGAAGAAAAACGATGGCTTGAAAAACAGAATTTTAAAAACTCGGCAGATGACGCATATACTGGATAG
- a CDS encoding AbrB/MazE/SpoVT family DNA-binding domain-containing protein, with the protein MKYADICNMDFQGRIVIPAKIRRFLKLTDGEPLQVELIDQEIHLRKCGSILTDYRRVKSFLTILNNSIRHPVCLCSESQVIAAAGAYFPDGASLPDSLSVYMKKSVEKPTDTGQAVFMPPYREPVSAIFPIHTRHPMFLAVLSKDPLTDTENCCAKLIASMLEHEINEKEGE; encoded by the coding sequence ATGAAATACGCAGATATCTGCAATATGGATTTCCAGGGACGCATTGTGATCCCTGCTAAAATCCGCAGATTTCTAAAACTGACAGATGGGGAACCGCTGCAGGTGGAGCTGATCGACCAGGAAATCCACCTGCGCAAATGCGGCAGTATCCTTACGGATTACCGGCGGGTCAAAAGCTTCCTGACGATCCTGAACAACAGCATCCGGCATCCGGTCTGCCTGTGTTCTGAGAGCCAGGTAATTGCCGCTGCAGGTGCATACTTTCCGGATGGTGCTTCCCTGCCGGATTCCCTGTCTGTTTATATGAAAAAATCAGTGGAAAAACCGACGGATACCGGACAGGCAGTTTTTATGCCTCCTTACCGTGAACCCGTATCCGCCATTTTTCCTATCCATACCAGGCATCCCATGTTTCTTGCGGTGCTTTCCAAAGATCCCCTCACAGATACAGAAAACTGCTGTGCAAAGCTGATTGCCAGTATGTTGGAACACGAAATCAATGAAAAAGAAGGAGAATGA
- a CDS encoding sigma-70 family RNA polymerase sigma factor, with protein sequence MRKICKLNEEQRQFADTHHSIVTRFLSHHQLDEAEFYDIVIFGYLLAVQEYLEKPELSRYAFSTIAWRNMKDCVAREYYNRSRDKRTAAIASLNEEVLELEAFLPDRLAHLAEALDNQILLTELLSCMTPKEKEMVHLKADGYTYREIAEKCSITVYGVSSRFSRMRCRLRKMELI encoded by the coding sequence ATGAGAAAAATTTGTAAATTAAATGAAGAACAGCGGCAGTTTGCCGATACCCATCACAGCATCGTAACCCGCTTCTTATCCCATCACCAACTGGATGAGGCAGAATTTTACGATATTGTTATTTTCGGTTATTTGTTAGCTGTACAGGAATATCTGGAAAAACCGGAGCTTTCCCGGTATGCGTTCAGCACGATTGCCTGGCGCAATATGAAAGACTGTGTTGCCAGAGAATACTATAACCGCAGCCGTGACAAGCGCACCGCTGCCATTGCCTCCTTAAATGAGGAAGTTCTGGAACTGGAAGCGTTTCTTCCTGACAGGCTGGCACATTTAGCAGAAGCTCTGGACAACCAAATTCTTCTGACAGAGCTGCTTTCCTGTATGACTCCAAAGGAAAAAGAAATGGTCCATTTAAAAGCCGATGGTTATACCTACCGTGAAATCGCTGAAAAATGTAGCATTACCGTTTACGGTGTCAGCAGCCGCTTCAGCAGGATGCGTTGTCGGCTTCGGAAAATGGAACTGATCTGA